GCGTTCAAGCTTTTCTGGCGGGCAATGCGGTGAGATTGTTGCGCCCAAATAAATGAGCGCCTAGTCAGTCATTTATGAATCCTATGTTCAGGAGGATCTTGCGATGGCTAAGGTCTGGTTGATTACAGGAAGTGGAAACGGTCTGGGACGGGATATCGCCGAGGCGGCTTTGGCAGCGGGCGACAACGTGGTGGCTGGAGCGCGCCGTATCGAAGAACTGACGCCTCTGGTGGCTCAGTATGGGGACCGGGTGAAACCCGTGACGCTGGAAGTGCGGGATGAGGCGGCGGCAAAGGCTGCCGTGCAATTGGCGGTGGATACCTTTGGGCGGCTGGATGTGCTAGTCAACAACGCCGGTTACGGGCAGATCGCTCCCTTCGAGCAGATCAGCGCGGAGGATTTTCAGGCCGTTATCGACACGTGCCTGTATGGCGTGGTCTACACGACGCGCGCCGCTGTGCCGGTCATGCGCAAGCAGAAGAGCGGCTATATCTTCCAGGTATCTTCGGTAGGCGGTCGCATTGCCATCGGCGGAAATACGCCGTACCACGCGGCGAAGTGGGCAGTAGGCGGTTTCAGCGACTCGCTGGCCATGGAGGTCGCGCCGTTTGGAGTGAAGATCTGCACACTGGAGCCGGGTGGCATTCGGACCAACTGGGCGCGGCGCGCGGGGCAGGATGCGCCGGAGCTATTGCCGGAGTATGAAGCATCAATTGGCGCGATCCTCAAACTGCTGCAGACCATTGAAGGCCGCCAGGAAGGCGATCCGCGCAAGATTGCCGATCTGATTGTACAGCTGGCAAACAGCGACGAGGTGCCGGTGCGCTTGATCCTCGGTGTCGATGCGGAAAAGCGGGTGCAGCGCGCCGAGACCGTGCGTGCGGAGGAAGCCGCTAAGTGGAGGCATCTAACGATCTCAACGGTGTTTGAAGATGCAGAAGCCATTCCTGAACTACTAAAGCACTAATCCAAAGAAAAGTGATCTTCTAAGATCCTTCCGTTGGCCGGCAGTTAGCATCATTTGCTGCCGGTCGGTGGGAGGCTCGTTGCTTGCGGGACAGAGTCTTTCCTTTTTTACAAAAGAGTTCCTTCGCAGCTGAAACCGTGCCCTTGATGGGTGGAGCATTTATTGAGAAATGAGCATCCTATCTTTTGTGACGACTGGAACGAAGTTTATC
This is a stretch of genomic DNA from Granulicella sp. WH15. It encodes these proteins:
- a CDS encoding SDR family NAD(P)-dependent oxidoreductase, with the translated sequence MAKVWLITGSGNGLGRDIAEAALAAGDNVVAGARRIEELTPLVAQYGDRVKPVTLEVRDEAAAKAAVQLAVDTFGRLDVLVNNAGYGQIAPFEQISAEDFQAVIDTCLYGVVYTTRAAVPVMRKQKSGYIFQVSSVGGRIAIGGNTPYHAAKWAVGGFSDSLAMEVAPFGVKICTLEPGGIRTNWARRAGQDAPELLPEYEASIGAILKLLQTIEGRQEGDPRKIADLIVQLANSDEVPVRLILGVDAEKRVQRAETVRAEEAAKWRHLTISTVFEDAEAIPELLKH